Genomic window (Terriglobales bacterium):
ACGCCGTACTCGGCGATCAGGGCCTTGAGCCGGGCCTTGGGAAGGTCGTAGCGCAGCGCTTCCTCGATCTCGGCTTCGCGCAGCGGCTTGGGCGGCGCCACCTCCGCCTGGAGCGCGACCGGGTTGTCGCCGGCGACCACCGTGACCGCCTGGGTCAGCTCCTTGAAGCCGGACATCTTCATTCTCAGGGTGTGGGCGCCGGCGGGGACTCCGGCGATGGTCAGCCTGCCCTCCGCGTTGCTTTCGCCCCAGTACTCGTCGTCGAGGAAGACCGTCGCCCCGGCGGGCGTCGTAGTCAGAACGAGCCGGCCGAATACCTTTGGCGGCGGCGCGGGCGCGGAGGGACGTTCACGCCGGGCACGCTCGGCTTCCGCGCTGCGTTGTAGGCGGCCCTGGAGTTCCGGATCCAGGAGCGCGGAGATGAGCTGGGACGCCAGGTTGCGGACCACCTCCTGCACGGCGGCATCGCAGCGGGCCGGCTGCGTGTCCTTGGTGTACGAGACCACGTACTCGGACGAAAGCGGGATGTCCTTGACCGGTTCGCGGGCGGCGTTGAAGACCGAGACCGTGGCCTGCGCCTCGGCGGTCATGGCGCCGCGCCCGTAAAAGCGCGCCACCGCCTGCTCGACCACGAGGTAGGCGTCGAGGCCGGGGGTCTCCTGGCTGGGCGGGAAGGACGAGAGCAGTTCGACCCCGGCGAAAGCCGCGCGCAGCTGCTCCTCGAGTTCCTGCTTCAGGCGGGCGCCGAACCTGCTTTCCCAGGCACCGCCTTCGTACCGCGGACCGTACAAGGCGACCGAATCGGGGACGTGCAAGCCGACCCGCAATGGAGACGCGGGCGGCGACGCGGCGCTCGGCGGCGCCAGCAGCGCGACGATTCCCAGGAGACCGACAAAGAGGCGCATGTCGCGGCGGATAAGTGCTGATATTGTGCTCTCCGGGGCAGTGGCATGGCAATCGTGGGAGGCGTATTAGCGGCAATACGAACAGTGGCTGCGCAAGGTGGGATGGCGATGAAGGGCGCGCGGGACGAGCGCCCTCGGCTGTACCATGCAGGAATTACAATTACCTGCCGTTGATGGGACGAAGGACATCCTCGCTCTCTTCCCGCCGCCTCCTGCTGGCCGCTGCTTTGTTTCTGGCCGTTCTCCCCGGACAGGCGCAGCAGGAGCCGAAGGGCATCCAGGACAACAGCTTCCTGATCGAGGAGGCCTACAACCAGGAGAAGGGCGTCATCCAGCACATCAGCGGCTTCAGCCGGCTGTGGCCGAGCCGCGACTGGGGCTACAGCTTCACCGAAGAATGGCCGGTGCCCGGCCATGAGAAGCACCAACTGAGCGCCACCATCAACCTGGTGAGCCCGGGCGACTCCAGCACCGGCATGGGCGATTGCTTCTTCAACTACCGCTATCAGCTGGTGGGGAACGGCGAGGCGCGGGTGGCGGTGGCGCCGCGGCTGAGCCTGCTGCTGCCCACGGGGTCGGCCAGCCAGGGACGCGGCTTCGGGGGCCCCGGGCTGCAGATCAGCCTGCCCGCCAGCGTGGTGGTGGTGGACCGCCACCTGGTGACGCACTGGAACGCGGGCGCGACTTTTGTCCCGTCGGCGCGGGGCGCGGGCACGGACCGGGCGGCGGTCATCGGCTACAACCTGGGGCAGAGCGTCGTCTGGCTGGCGCATCCGCGCTTCAACGTGCTGCTGGAGACGGTGTGGAACGCGTCGCAGGCGGTGGCCGGCCCGGACACGACCGTCGCGGTGCGTTCCCTGCTGCTGAATCCCGGCATGCGCTGGGCCTACAACTTCAAGAACGGACTGCAGATCGTCCCCGGCGTCGGCGTGCCGATCGGGGTGGGGCCGAGCGCGGGGGAGAAAGGCATCTTCCTGTATCTGAGCTTCGAGCACCCGCTGGGCGCGGCGCGCTAATGGTGGGCGCGGGTCAAAGACCCGCCTCCACGCCAGGTCACCTCCGCGGTGCACAGAGGTACAGGGAGGGATGTCCGAGGGAACGACGCGGACCCGGAACGATGGGGATTTGAGGGCAGGGTCCGGCGTCGTACAATGGAGACCAGCGCGGACTCCTATGGCAACCAAGCCATCCATCGAGCAGTGGCACGTCGCGCGCAGGCATCCGCGCGTGCCCATCACGACCCCGGTCGAGATCCACGCTCGCTATACCCAGGGAGCGCCCATCGTCGGCAACATCGAGAACGTGAGCCTGGGCGGGATGCTGGCCAGTTGCCGCGAGCCCTTCGACCACAGCACCGAAGTGGCCATGCTCTTCAGCCTGCCCAACGGGCATGCCATCCGGGCCTTCGGGCGGGTGGCGTTCGCGGTGCCGGGCAAGAAGTACGGCATCCAGTTCACCGACCTGGACGGCGAATCGCGGCAGGAGCTGGAGCGCTTCACCCAGAAGGCGCTGGGCTACAACCGGCGCAGCGGGCGCATCCCCTATCGGGTGCACTTGAAGGTGCGTCCGTCGGTGGATGCGGGCGAAGAACCGGCCATGACCGTGCTGGCCAGCCGCAACGGGGGCCTGCTGGTCTGCCGCACTCCGTTCGCCGTGGGACAGGAGTTCTACCTGCGCTGGCCGGAGCACGACATCGAGGCGAAGGCGCGGGTGGTCTTCCAACAGGTGTGGCAGGCCGACCAGCTGGCGGAACTCGGCTTCGAGTTCGTGGATGAGCAGCCATTCTGGGACATCGACTTCCCGGAAGAGAGCAAGCGCGCTTACTGATCCCCCGACGCTCAGGGCTTAGCGACGCAGGCCGCCCAACAGCCGGCGGAAGAACTCCACCGCCTCGGGGTCGCGATGCAGAGGCCCGATGACGTACTTGCCGAAGGCCGCACCGCCCACCGCGTAGTAGCCGACGGCACAGCCTCCGATCGCGACGTAACCCACCGCCAGGCCTCCGGTCGCCATGTAACCGAGCGCCAAGCCGCCAAACGCCAGGACGCCGATCCCCAGGCCGCCGAATGCGAGCAGGCCCAGGGCCAGCCCGCCGAGAGCGACCACCCCGTAGGAAAGGCCGCCCAGGGCGATGACGCCGGTGGCGATGTCGCCGATGGCGATGATGCCGCGCGCGTGCCCGCGGAGCTCATTGCTCGCCGGGTCGGGGCCGAGCGCGATCGCGACCAGCGGGTACTCGAGGATGGTGGCGGAGGAAGTCCAGCGCACGCCCATGGCAGCGCCTCCTAAGTACGAAGTATGAGCCGGCAGTGAACGCCACGTCAGTGACCAGCAAGGAACGAGGGCTGAGGGCTCGCGGAGCTGCACCATGCGCGCTGCACGTTACCGAAAGGTCACTGTGGACGGCGGTGGAAGGAATGTGGAAGCCCACCGCGGGAATCCCGGAACGGCGCAAGGGCCGCACCGAACGGTATCGCGAGGACGTTTAAGAAAAGTCTGCGCGAAGATCGCTGTTGTCGTACGAAACACTTTACAGGCGGCGAAAGGCTGCGTAGTATCACCCCCGCTCTACGCGATTCCGTAACCCAAAAAAATCCATCGACGAGGAAGAACTCGACGCCGCCTGGGCGCGAAGATCTTCTCGGAGCGTTCATGAAGGCGAAGAGGACGATTCTCTGCATCGACGACAACGAACAGTGCCTTTCCATCCGCAAAGTCATGCTGGAGACCCGCGGCTACCGGGTGATCGCCTGCAGTAACGGCGCCGACGCCCTGGAAGCCTTCCAGCGGGGCGGCGTGGACCTGGTGCTGAGCGACCTGATCATGCCCGGCCTGGACGGCACCGCCCTGATCGAGCACGTCAAGGCCATCTCGCCCCAGACCCCGGCCATCCTGTTCTCCGGCACCGTCAAAGTGTACGAGCGCGACACCCGCGCCGACGTCTTCCTGCCCAAGGGGATGTATGCCGCTACCGAGTTGCTGGAGCGCATCCGGTTGCTGCTGGTGCGCAAGCGCGGCCCCAAGCGCGCGAACCCGCTGCCGGCGCAGCCCGCAGCGGCCGCGCCCCGATCCTTCGTGGCGGCATCGTAAGGATTGGTGATTTCAGATTTGTGATTGGTGATTGGTGAGTAGGCGCGATTCGTCGCGCCTTTTCTTATTCAAATCGCAAATCACAAATTACAAATCACAAATCCCTCATGTACACTCGCAGATTCGCATGGCGGCCATCATCCAGACCGAAAACGTGACCAAGGTGTACCGGGTGGGCAAGGTGGACGTGCCCGCCTTGCGCGGGGTGTCGCTGGCGGTGGAGCGAGGGCAGTTCATCGCCATCGTGGGGCCGTCGGGCAGCGGCAAGAGCACCCTGTTCTACATCCTGGGGGGGCTGACCCGCGCCTCCAGCGGGCGGGTGGTGGTGGATGGCGAGGACTTCGTACAGATGTCGGACGCGCAGCGCACCGCCATGCGCAAGCGCAAGATCGGCTTCGTCTTCCAGAGATTCAACCTGCTGCCCACCCTGGACGCGATGGGCAACATCGAGATCGCGCACGACATCGCCGGTGGCGAGCTCGACCGCGCGCACCTGGAGCGCATCACCGGACTGCTGGGGATCGGCGACCGGCTGCGCCACCGCCCGTCGGAGCTCTCCGGGGGCGAGCAGCAGCGGGTGGCGCTGGCGCGGGCCCTGATCAACCGCCCGGCCATCGTGCTGGCCGACGAGCCCACCGGCAACCTCGATTCGGAGAACTCCGCCATCGTGCTCAAGATGTTGCGCCAGTCCAACCGCGAGCTGGGCCAGACCGTGCTCATGATCACCCACAACCCCGAGGCCGCGGCCTACGGCGACGTGATCGTGCACATGCGCGACGGCCATATCGTGCCGCCGGAGCAGGACCCGCAATGGAGCCCGCACCAGCCGGTTTGATATAATCGGGCTTTCAAGCGGGAGTAACTCAGCGGTAGAGTGCGACCTTGCCAAGGTCGAAGTCGCGGGTTCAAATCCCGTCTCCCGCTCCAGGATTCCGAGCCCTCGCCGCGCGCGGGGGCTTGCTGTCTGGGGCCGACGAGCGCTAACGTAAAGCTGTCCTGGTTGATCAGGGCGCGGTAGCCAAGTCGAGCCGGTTTGCGGGCGTGAGCGATTCGACCCTGAGCGAAACGAAGGGGAGGGGAGCGGGAGCCCGCAGGCGAGATGCTGAGCGCAGCGAAGCATCTGCTCGGTTCTTTCAAAACAGGGGCGCGGTAGCCAAGTGGTAAGGCAGAGGTCTGCAAAACCTTTATTCGGCGGTTCGATTCCGCCCCGCGCCTCCAACCTTCCTTTTCAGAATCATTGGATTAGCGCTCCTTTCGGTTTTGCCGTCCCCACCAACTTGGGAACACTTGGGAACAAAACGCGGTCCAGGTCCTCGACTGCGCGTCGGTGAGTCTCTGGAATGGCGTGAGTGTAAACGTTGAGCGTGGTCTTGATTGCTGCGTGCCCAAGTTGCTTCTGTGCGATCTTGACGGGTACGCCCAGATCCGCGCGGACATGTGGCTGGTCGCGCTTATTGAGAGATGGTGTGGGGCAAGGGATCTCAAACGCCGGCAGGCGTTGATGGCAGCGAATGGTCTCCCCGGAGCGCTGCCCGATTGCTCTAGACTGTTCTCATCCCCTGGGAGGCTTGCTATGAGTACTGCGCCTGCCGCTGCAGCGACGTTGTTCAAGGCGCCAGAGGTCATCTATCAGGAGGCCTACGAAGGGCGCCAGTTCGACGCGGTGTACTTCGCGATGATGGTCTTTGCTTGTCTCATCGCGCTGATGGGCCTCCTCCTGAACAGCCCCGCCGTGATCATCGGCGCGATGCTCATCTCGCCCCTCATGGGCCCCATCCTTGCGTGCGGTCTGGCGCTCACGACGGCGGAGTGGTCCCTGGGGAAGAAGGCGACCCGCAATCTGGTGCTGAGTGTCGGAGAGGTCGTTGTGATCGCAGTCGTCGCGACCCACCTCTCGCCGTTGCGGGAGACGACTCCGGAGATCCTCGCGCGGACGAATCCGAATCTCATGGACCTGCTGATCGCGTTCTTCTCGGGCCTAGCGGGAACGGTTGCCCTCGCCTCCCGGAAGACCGCGTTCACCATCCTGCCCGGGGTCGCCATCGCCACCGCCGTCATGCCTCCGCTGGCCACGGTGGGTTATGGCATCGGGACGCGGCAATGGACGGTCGCCAGTGGAGCATTCATGCTGTTCTTCACCAACTTCACCGCCATCGTCCTCAGCGCCAGCCTGGTCTTTCTGCTGATCGGGTTTCGACCCGAGGTCGAACGCTTCGGGGAGAGACACCTGCTGTTGGTCCGCTGGCGCATCGCCATCGCAGCCGCCCTCCTCCTCGTCATCTCCATACCGCTCATGCGGACCCTTTTGCATGCTTCCGAACAGGCTAGGATCCGCGGCCAAGTGCGAGATGTCCTGCGAAGCGCCATTCATCCCCCGGCCGAGCGCCAGCTGGATTCGCTCAGCGTCGAGTTGCGCAACGGCAAAGTGCACGTGACTGCCGCCGTCCAGACCGCGCAATTCATTGAGCCCGCCGAGATTGAGCGGCTGCGCACGGCCATTGAGCACAGGATCCAGTCCCCGGTCGACTTCCAGGTCCAGCAGCTGCAACTGGCGCGCAGACCCGCCAGCACGGAACAGGTGATCCACGATTTTCTGGCGGCCGGCTTGGTCCGGCCTGCGACCATCGCCAAGCCGCCGTCTCCCGCGGCCGAGATCGAGAGCGCGCAGCAGCGATTGGAGAAGTCGCTGCGGTCGCTGGTGGGGGCGGCCGGAGTGACCGCGCAGATCCAATCGGTGGGGAAGGCGTCCGACGGCTCTGTGGAGGTCAACGCCTCGGCCCAGGCGCCCCAGGTCACTCCCGTGGACATGTGGATGGTCGCGGCCGCCGGGCTGGGCAAGGAGGTCACCGCGCCGGTACGGATGAACGTGACCGTGAGCGTGACCGGAGGGACGCTCGTAGTCGTCTACCACGCCAAGGAGGTGCGACCCTCGAGTGCGCTCTTCCGCCGGGTCCGCGCGTTCAGCGCCGCGCTTCCCAAGGACATGAGCGTGGCCTTCGTACCGTCCACCGGCGTCGATCAGGCCCTGGCCGCAAGGCGCGTCGCCGTGTTGCACTCCGAAATCCCACGCGCAGGGGTTGACGTGGACCTGCGCCCTCCGGTA
Coding sequences:
- a CDS encoding PEGA domain-containing protein, whose amino-acid sequence is MRLFVGLLGIVALLAPPSAASPPASPLRVGLHVPDSVALYGPRYEGGAWESRFGARLKQELEEQLRAAFAGVELLSSFPPSQETPGLDAYLVVEQAVARFYGRGAMTAEAQATVSVFNAAREPVKDIPLSSEYVVSYTKDTQPARCDAAVQEVVRNLASQLISALLDPELQGRLQRSAEAERARRERPSAPAPPPKVFGRLVLTTTPAGATVFLDDEYWGESNAEGRLTIAGVPAGAHTLRMKMSGFKELTQAVTVVAGDNPVALQAEVAPPKPLREAEIEEALRYDLPKARLKALIAEYGVDFALTKAAELRLLDAGADKEMLELIARSKR
- a CDS encoding ABC transporter ATP-binding protein — translated: MAAIIQTENVTKVYRVGKVDVPALRGVSLAVERGQFIAIVGPSGSGKSTLFYILGGLTRASSGRVVVDGEDFVQMSDAQRTAMRKRKIGFVFQRFNLLPTLDAMGNIEIAHDIAGGELDRAHLERITGLLGIGDRLRHRPSELSGGEQQRVALARALINRPAIVLADEPTGNLDSENSAIVLKMLRQSNRELGQTVLMITHNPEAAAYGDVIVHMRDGHIVPPEQDPQWSPHQPV
- a CDS encoding TIGR00341 family protein encodes the protein MSTAPAAAATLFKAPEVIYQEAYEGRQFDAVYFAMMVFACLIALMGLLLNSPAVIIGAMLISPLMGPILACGLALTTAEWSLGKKATRNLVLSVGEVVVIAVVATHLSPLRETTPEILARTNPNLMDLLIAFFSGLAGTVALASRKTAFTILPGVAIATAVMPPLATVGYGIGTRQWTVASGAFMLFFTNFTAIVLSASLVFLLIGFRPEVERFGERHLLLVRWRIAIAAALLLVISIPLMRTLLHASEQARIRGQVRDVLRSAIHPPAERQLDSLSVELRNGKVHVTAAVQTAQFIEPAEIERLRTAIEHRIQSPVDFQVQQLQLARRPASTEQVIHDFLAAGLVRPATIAKPPSPAAEIESAQQRLEKSLRSLVGAAGVTAQIQSVGKASDGSVEVNASAQAPQVTPVDMWMVAAAGLGKEVTAPVRMNVTVSVTGGTLVVVYHAKEVRPSSALFRRVRAFSAALPKDMSVAFVPSTGVDQALAARRVAVLHSEIPRAGVDVDLRPPVGDNALAIVPVQRIKVEPRSEAEGSSPPATPASGHD
- a CDS encoding response regulator, translating into MKAKRTILCIDDNEQCLSIRKVMLETRGYRVIACSNGADALEAFQRGGVDLVLSDLIMPGLDGTALIEHVKAISPQTPAILFSGTVKVYERDTRADVFLPKGMYAATELLERIRLLLVRKRGPKRANPLPAQPAAAAPRSFVAAS
- a CDS encoding PilZ domain-containing protein: MATKPSIEQWHVARRHPRVPITTPVEIHARYTQGAPIVGNIENVSLGGMLASCREPFDHSTEVAMLFSLPNGHAIRAFGRVAFAVPGKKYGIQFTDLDGESRQELERFTQKALGYNRRSGRIPYRVHLKVRPSVDAGEEPAMTVLASRNGGLLVCRTPFAVGQEFYLRWPEHDIEAKARVVFQQVWQADQLAELGFEFVDEQPFWDIDFPEESKRAY